Proteins from a single region of Numenius arquata chromosome Z, bNumArq3.hap1.1, whole genome shotgun sequence:
- the SKP2 gene encoding S-phase kinase-associated protein 2, with amino-acid sequence MDLDGMHLQVPRELADVIVKPLSTIFKKSWRSGEVPEDWGKANVMPVFKNEPVGFCCLCRKHLQEIPSSSSNVSTSFTWDWDWESSKTSEFLSGMGVSVLKKDKLGNENTPQDLLVSSPCPPQKRQKVKEKEKEKDFVIVRRPRLLREAESGVSWDALPDELLLAILAYLPLNDLLKVSLVCKRWHRLSFDESLWQTLDLTGRNLLPGVIGQLLPAGVTVFRCPRSCIGNPLFKTSKPLRVQHMDLSNCTVSVADLHSILFLCEKLQNLSLEGLVLSDDIIKSIAKNPNLMRLNLCGCSGFSAEALELMLSSCSMLEELNLSWCDFTATHVKTAVNHVTSKLTKLNLSGYRQNLQISDVKMLVERCPFLIHLDLSDSVMLKPECFQYFHQLIFLQHLCLSRCYQISPAALVELGEIPTLKTLQVFGIVTDSSLQLLKETLPDMKINCSHFTSIARPTVGSKKNHEIWGIKCRLTLRNQSGV; translated from the exons ATGGACcttgatgggatgcacctgcaagTGCCAAGGGAACTAgcagatgttattgtgaagccaCTCTCCACCATCTTCAAAAAATCATGGAGAAgtggagaggtgcctgaggactggggGAAAGCTAATGTGatgccagtcttcaaaaacg AGCCTGTGGGGTTTTGCTGTCTCTGCAGGAAACATCTCCAAGAGATCCCATCCTCCAGCAGCAATGTTTCCACCAGCTTCacctgggactgggactgggaaTCCAGCAAGACCTCAGAGTTTCTCTCGGGTATGGGAGTGTCTGTCCTTAAGAAGGACAAGCTGGGCAATGAAAACACGCCGCAGGACCTACTGGTGTCGTCGCCCTGTCCTCCTCAGAAACGGCAGaaggtgaaggaaaaggaaaaggaaaaggactttGTAATTGTGCGGCGGCCTCGGTTGCTTCGAGAGGCAGAATCAG GTGTTTCTTGGGATGCACTTCCAGATGAATTGCTTTTGGCAATCCTTGCGTATTTGCCCCTAAATGACTTGCTAAAAGTTTCCCTCGTTTGCAAGAGATGGCATCGTCTTTC GTTTGATGAATCTCTCTGGCAGACTCTAGATCTGACTGGTAGAAATCTGCTGCCGGGAGTGATTGGACAGTTGCTGCCTGCAGGTGTTACTGTATTCCGCTGCCCAAGATCTTGTATTGGGAATCCGCTGTTTAAAACAAGCAA ACCTCTTAGAGTTCAACATATGGATTTGTCGAACTGTACAGTGTCTGTTGCAGATCTGCAcagtattctttttctgtgtgaaaagctGCAGAACCTCAGCCTGGAGGGTCTGGTACTTTCTGACGACATCATCAA GAGCATTGCTAAGAATCCTAATTTGATGCGACTAAATCTCTGTGGGTGCTCAGGGTTTTCTGCAGAAGCCTTGGAGCTGATGTTGAGCAGCTGTTCTAT GTTGGAGGAGCTGAACTTGTCCTGGTGTGACTTCACAGCCACTCATGTCAAAACAGCAGTCAATCATGTTACTTCAAAACTAACCAAGTTAAATTTAAGTGGATACAGACAGAATCTACAAATATCAG ATGTTAAAATGCTTGTGGAAAGATGTCCTTTTCTCATCCATTTAGATCTAAG TGACAGCGTGATGTTGAAGCCCGAGTGCTTCCAGTATTTTCATCAACTTATCTTTCTACAACATCTGTGTCTTAGCCGATGTTACCAGATATCACCTGCTGCCTTAGT agAACTTGGTGAAATTCCAACTTTAAAGACTCTTCAGGTATTTGGAATAGTGACTGATAGCTCCCTACAGCTCCTCAAGGAAACGCTTCCTGACATGAAGATCAATTGTTCACACTTTACAAGTATCGCAAGGCCAACTGTTGGCAGTAAAAAGAACCATGAGATTTGGGGCATCAAATGTAGACTGACACTAAGAAATCAGAGTGGTGTATGA